GAAGAACAATTATTGTTTAGTATAATTATTGTTCAAAACAATCGTTATTTCAGAATAGCTATATTGTGAACAATTATGTTCAGAATAGGGCTTCAGGTTAGAATAACCATCGtctagcataattgttatttatgAATAATTCCAGTTGAGAACAACTAATGTTTGAAACAGCTCTTGTTTAGAATATTTGTGTTTCAAAAACAAGTATGTTCAGAACAATTGTTGCTCAAAATAACATCTATTTAGAACAATTGTGTTTTTTAAGAAGAGTTATTATTCAGAACAAGTTTTTCTAAGAAAAGTATTACCACAGAACAACTCTTGTTCGGAATAACCTTTACTAAAAACATTTATGTTGAGAAcaacttatgtttgaaatatatcAGGATAATCCTTATTCAGGAACACCTCTTGGAACaacctcatttttaaaattagtttGTGTTTCAAGAGATGTTTTGCAAAGGATGTTTCACGAGGTACAACTTTATCTAGTAGAACAAGTGGAAACAACCCTAGAAGATGGTAGGGTTCTTAGGGTAACTTCACTGTTGAGATGTTTTAGAAAGCTCTGCTTAGTGGATCAAATATGGAGGTAGTTGAAATGTTTTCTCTTAACATTTTCCTGTAACATTAAATGCTTCTCTCTTCTTCTTTCGTAAATATAACAAACTCTTGTTAACTATTCACCGCCAACAACTTAAATTCtatactaataaaaaaaatcattaatgcTTTCGTAATTGAAAAAGTTAATCCCGTTACTCCTACTAAATGCttgattttgtaaattttattccTCACACCTATAAATATGAGTTCTCACAACCCATTCGGAGACTTTTGACATTCTAACCCCCAAAGCTCTCTCTAAAATGCTTTCAAAACAAACTACCATCCACCAGTACTATAGGGTTAACTCCAATTTTCCTTTTGCAAGTTTAATAATCTTTCATCTAAATAAACCTTCGATTTAAGTTTAATAAACCTTAATTTACGCTAACAATTGCTTAAGTTTAATTAATAATCATTATGTCATTTCCCCCTAATCTATCAATATAAATAGTAGTTCATTCTTCTTTTCAAATAAAACttgaaagaaatttattttctctctcataaaattattaccattattattcttataaaaaaagaaaatttgattatAATCGTGAGTACCAATTGACGAGCAATTTCACCTTAAAAATAAAGGGTTAAATCCTTGACAATCATGTTAAGTTCTGATTCTTCAAATTTAGTCTCGACAGATAATTTTAATAaagtttataaataataaaacaaataatatgttAGTATTAAGTCACTAACAAGATTTGATTAATAAGAATTATATCTtgataacttaattaaaatattttaaaatttagattataaatttcaatataattcaatcttatctttaataatcaaatcaatttatcatttaaaatGTATAGCTTTCATTGTCAAAGAAATGATGTAGTTGTCTTAATTGGAACATAAAATTGAACATGCCTCCTCAAAACATGGTGATTATGATGTTTTTAACCTTAAATTCTAATCCTTTAATCAAAAGTATCATTATGCTTTTTTGTCCCAAAATCCAAGTTTATGATTTCACAAGATTACAACCAacccaaaattaattaataaaattatcaaaataccatgtatttctaattaaaaaaattaccataTATTGTTGATTAAGTCTTAGTTCAATTGACataaatattattgttaatataggcGGATGTGAGTTCAAACACGTTTATCCTCCTATATATGAGTTGAAAGGGACTATAGGTAGTTCTAAGCATTATGTCAAAAAGAGCGGATAAAAGAACAACCAATCTTATTAAAAATTCACTATTGATGATAGAAATTAATGAAAGTTTTAAGAGAATGAccaatttgttattttatttacaatgattaatttatcttttttttaaataaatgagatAAAATTCAAACAAAGTCTTAGAGTGGGTTTGGATAGGCTCTGAATTTTTTACCTTATGCTACAGTGTGGCTACAGAATCTAATCTCACAGCCaccactgtttttacactaatcacAATTAAATACACCACCCATCTAAATTCGCCCTTAATACAGAAActttcataatacttttactcAAGTCATTATGTATTCGATAagcataatttataataaaaaaaagtttttatgaaaaatacaattgattgaaatagatttttaaataaaataaatatattttaataattctaccAATGGGAAAAACAACAATCACAACATGTTAGGATTTtccaaataaaaccaaaaataaaaaataaaaaattgtcaaTTTATAAATGATTGTTCAATAAAAAAGCCAAACCAGAACAAGTTTCAGACACTTTCTTTAAAACACATATTTCCTGTCTCATAATCCCAACACCTGTTTTCCTCTTATAGGATTTAGAACATCTTTAAAACTCCATTAACACCCCCCCCCTTGAGGTCCTcactctttttgttctttttacaGCTAAACAAACAAGTCCTTTCATGGAAGATACTACTAGGGAACCATTAATGGACCGATCAACCAGGTTCCAAAGAACCATATCCCATGCCCAAGATGAACTACACAGCTTTAGAACATACTTACGTTGGATGTGTGTAGATCAATCCAACATTTGGACAACTACTTTGTCTTGGTTTTTGTTCATCGTTTTAGGACTAGTGGTTCCTTGTTTGTCTCATTTTTTCTTAGCTTGTTCTTCTTGTGATGCTAAACATGCTAGACCTTATGATTGGGTGGTTCAATTGTCTTTGAGCAGTGTTTCGACCATGTCGTTTGTTTGTTTAACTAGTTTTGTGAAGAAATATGGGTTGAAAAGGTTCTTGTTTTTCGACAAGCTTTGTAATGAAAGTGAGATTGTTAGAAAAGGGTATACTGCTAAGCTCAATGTAAGTTCTgttcttttttttgggggggggggggttgaAGAGATTTTATatgagttttttatttaatttctgggttgggttttaaattttgaaaaaaattctgtttttatgaaattatttgaaGTCAAAGATCCATAATTGACTGAAATTACAGCCATGATCATTGTTTTTGACTCATATCCCATGTTTCTGAATTGGATGAATTCAGATCAAGTTAATCATTTTGAGTTTAGATTATTTCGATTGAATCTTAGTTTCGAAGTAGTTCTTTTAGCCTTTAGTTTTAGATTAAGAGGCAGCATATGGTGCCCCCCAAGTGCCTGTAAAATTGTCTCTTCCGACTTACTTTTTAACTCTTTTTGTTTTGGATTATGGGGTTTGAAGATTTGGGATGATAAACATTTGAAAAAGTTCAAATTTCTTTGTGTTAATGTGATTTATCTTTAAGTGTTTTTTCATTTgcagagatcgttgaagatcgtATCGTCTTTTGTTATTCCGTGTTTCTTAGCCGAGACGGCATACAAAGTATGGTGGTATGCCTCGGGCGCTTCGCAAATTCCTTTCCTCGGTATCGTCTGGTTGAGCGATAGTGTAGCTTGTTTCATGGAGTTATGCTCATGGCTTTATCGGACCACGGTTTTCTTCCTCGTATGCGTCCTCTTCCACCTCGTTTGTAACCTCCAAGTTCTCCGGATCCAGGACTTCGCGCAGGTTTTCCAAGTTGATTCTGATGTGGGTTCGGTTTTGTCCGAACACCTACGAATCCGGAGGCATTTACGGATCATTAGCCATCGGTATCGTTCATTCATATTATGGTGTTTGATTTTGGTCACAGGTAGCCAATTCACTTCATTGCTTGTAACTTTGAAGGCTACTTCGGAATTGAACATTTACAAAGCTGGAGAACTTCTTGTAAgtgttttattttcataaaaaatctatTATAAAGTTTGGGTTCGATCTAACCTTCTTATTGGTTTATCGTTTGTAGATGTGTTCTTTAACTCTTGTCACCGGACTCTGTATATTATTACGAAGCGCGACGAAAATAACACACAAAGCGCAATCGGTTACGTGCCTTGCTTCAAAATGGCATGTTTGTGCAACCTTAGATTCTTTCGACGTGAACGACGGTGAGACGCCGAGGACACCGGCTATTCATGTCCGCCAATCGTTTCCTAATGTGGGAACCGATGGTGAATCGGAGAGTGAAGATGTCGGGGAAGAAGAAGATGACTTGGATAACAATAAGTTGATCCCAGCTTATGCTTATAGTACCATTTCATACCAGAAAAGACACGCTCTAGGTAAGAGTAGTGCCTGGTTTCTCTTTTAGTGTAGTTAGACTTGTTAGTTCTGATTTGAGTCTACAAACTTGATCCGGTTAATCCGAATATGAGCTCAACTCATCCTTGTTTGACTATAGAAAGTCAACAACTTGAACTTGCCCAACCCGAACGTAAAACCGACCCACTTTGACCGTAAAAAGTTAACCCAAGCTCTCCCTTCCCAAACCTTTAAATGATTCCAACCAGAAATGACAGAATTCAAAATGACCCAAACTGAAAAGTCCCAATTTCGGAATGACTCAAATTCAAAAGGATTTTAACTTGAAATGACCCAAACCCAAAGTATTTCAAAAATGATTCGAACCAAACCTAAAAATGATTAGAACCAGAAATGTCTGAACCCAAAATGACCCAAGCTTGAAAAGATCCAATCCCGAATTGACTAAAATCCAAAATGATTCGAACCTGAAATTACAACCTGAGATGACCCGAACTCGAAATGCTCTAAACCTAAATGCCAAACCTAAATGACGACCTCAAATGACTTAGAGTATAGAAACTTGTTAATTCTGATCCAATTAATCTAAATATGATCTCCACTCATCCTTGTTTGACCATAGAAAGTCAACAACCTAGATAAACAACCCATTTTGGCCATAAAAAGTCAACCTGAACTCCCCAACTTATTTATAAATGATTCAAACACAAAATGACCTACTTCAAACGACTCAAACTCGAAATGACCTGTCTTGCGTACGTACATGGTAAACATGAATGACTTGAACCCGAAATACATTAAACTTGGAATGATTCAAACTTGTAATGACTCAAAGAATTTAAACTCTGAATTGATTTGACATATGTTAACTTGAACCAAAATCAACCCGACCTACTCAATCCACACATTGTCTAAGTGTAATGTTTGTTAATGTTATTTGATGTGCCATTGATGGTGTTTTTGTGGGGATGACTTTGCAGTGACATATTTTGAGAACAACAGAGCTGGGATTACAATCTATGGGTTCATGTTAGATAGGAGCACTCTTCACACCATTTTTGGCATTGAATTATCTCTTGTTCTATGGTTGCTTTCCAAGACCATTGGTATTTCTTGATTTCTCACACAATAGGAAATTCCAAGACTGCCCTTTTCGAGGGAGCGAGAGGTTAATAATGTTTGGAGGGTATTCtagagtttttcttttctttgattttttttcctttttaaatttgggttatatagtttatttccaattaccttattttttctttttttttttgtaaaatcatTTAGTTGTCCATATTGTTGTTCATTATTTTACGAGGAACTTAAATATAATGTGAAGAGAATCCCGTGTGTTAGTCTGATAGTCAAGATGTTTACTATCCCAGTTGTGGTCTAGGTTTGAGTTGTGCCAGTCTCGTTGCTGTTAGAGCTTTAAGACTGTGAGGGTGTTAAAAGGGATTGTATTTACgaacttacatttttttaatgatttttcttttttcataataCATTTTTTTGGATAAAGAAAAATGGTGTCTATTCGAGTAATCCAATTTTTATTAGTCatttaatattaagggtaaatttcATTAGTAGTCACTCAGATattgttaaggtttttttttctagtcacttaattatgaaaattttataaaataatcaccTTTGGTTGTTTTTTTTGGCCACTAATTGCTAAATAGATAACGAAAAGATAATATAGTAGCTTTTAAATTTTGCAtgcttaatatttatatattgtgtcactttattcttaattttaaaaaatttaatccttaacatttatatattgtgcaatttaatctttttgtagttttgcttttttatttatatatttatggtcATTTCATTTATAaagctaaaaaataaatttatcaactaaatttaatcgaaaatatactaaaaatagaAACACTAAAAATCtaagataataattttaatattttcacattcttttaaaattaaccttca
The genomic region above belongs to Gossypium hirsutum isolate 1008001.06 chromosome D05, Gossypium_hirsutum_v2.1, whole genome shotgun sequence and contains:
- the LOC107903475 gene encoding uncharacterized protein translates to MEDTTREPLMDRSTRFQRTISHAQDELHSFRTYLRWMCVDQSNIWTTTLSWFLFIVLGLVVPCLSHFFLACSSCDAKHARPYDWVVQLSLSSVSTMSFVCLTSFVKKYGLKRFLFFDKLCNESEIVRKGYTAKLNRSLKIVSSFVIPCFLAETAYKVWWYASGASQIPFLGIVWLSDSVACFMELCSWLYRTTVFFLVCVLFHLVCNLQVLRIQDFAQVFQVDSDVGSVLSEHLRIRRHLRIISHRYRSFILWCLILVTGSQFTSLLVTLKATSELNIYKAGELLMCSLTLVTGLCILLRSATKITHKAQSVTCLASKWHVCATLDSFDVNDGETPRTPAIHVRQSFPNVGTDGESESEDVGEEEDDLDNNKLIPAYAYSTISYQKRHALVTYFENNRAGITIYGFMLDRSTLHTIFGIELSLVLWLLSKTIGIS